A DNA window from Phycisphaerales bacterium contains the following coding sequences:
- a CDS encoding pseudouridine-5'-phosphate glycosidase has product MHTFGRDDVRHALRAAQPIVALETAVLTHGLPHPINIETMRAIQATVRENGATPAAIGIIDGHLIVGLSDEQLEHLAASDDVGKASARDLAPIMARGGSAGLTVAGTLAVCRNLGVRIFATGGIGGVHRGWQSSADISADLAELAQCPCCVVCSGAKAILDIPATLEHLETLGVPVLGYQTDRFPQFYSRGSDEYRSAHRVDDVQQAARVCEMHWRRLRRTSAVLLANPVPEAAAIDQEEMDRAIHSAIDRAAAQDIRGQALTPFLLDAVADLTAGRSMRANLALLESNAALAARLAVAMAGG; this is encoded by the coding sequence ATGCACACCTTCGGCCGCGACGATGTCCGCCACGCCTTGCGCGCCGCCCAGCCGATCGTCGCGCTCGAAACGGCCGTGCTCACTCACGGCCTGCCGCACCCGATCAACATCGAGACCATGCGCGCGATACAGGCGACGGTGCGCGAAAATGGCGCGACGCCCGCGGCGATCGGCATCATCGACGGTCATCTCATCGTCGGACTGAGCGATGAACAACTCGAACACCTTGCCGCATCGGATGATGTCGGCAAGGCGTCGGCGCGCGACCTGGCGCCCATCATGGCGCGCGGCGGCTCGGCGGGCCTCACCGTCGCCGGAACACTGGCCGTCTGCCGCAACCTCGGCGTGCGCATCTTCGCCACCGGGGGCATCGGCGGCGTCCATCGCGGCTGGCAGAGCAGCGCCGACATCTCCGCCGATCTGGCCGAACTGGCGCAGTGCCCCTGCTGCGTCGTGTGCAGCGGCGCCAAGGCGATTCTCGACATTCCCGCCACCCTCGAACACCTCGAAACGCTCGGCGTGCCCGTGCTCGGCTACCAGACCGATCGCTTTCCGCAGTTCTACTCGCGTGGGTCGGATGAGTACCGGTCGGCGCATCGCGTAGATGATGTGCAGCAGGCCGCACGGGTCTGCGAGATGCACTGGCGCCGCCTGCGGCGCACGTCGGCGGTGCTGCTGGCCAATCCCGTGCCTGAAGCGGCGGCAATCGACCAGGAGGAGATGGATCGCGCGATACACAGCGCCATTGATCGCGCCGCGGCACAAGACATCCGCGGCCAGGCGCTCACGCCGTTTCTGCTCGATGCCGTGGCCGATCTCACCGCCGGCCGTTCGATGCGCGCCAACCTCGCCCTGCTCGAATCCAACGCCGCACTCGCAGCCCGACTGGCGGTGGCGATGGCGGGCGGCTGA